CCCAGTCGCTGACCGATTTCTTGTTGCTGGCTCACTTGCCCACTTTGAGCCACCAGAGCATTTGGAGCTTTTCCTTGTGAATTGCTTCCCGTGCATGTTGGAGTCGTTTCTTCAAGTCTGTTTCACTTTCCGTAATTTCGATGGTGAACGGGCGACTCATGCCTGACTTGACCTCTAGACTTTACGGCTCATATGGTATGAGACTTCACATTAAATATGAGACTTCACATTAAATTGGTATTACGTTGTGAAATTCCACCTGCCTCATACGTCTCGACAACTTTCTGACGCATTTCTGACGCAAGTCTAGGGAGTAGGGTTTCATATGGGTGATCAACGGAATGCACCAGTTTATCTAAAACGTACTGCATTAGGCTGATAAGCCCTGTGATGCGCCCACAGACAGTCAATGACACGTCAATAACGGCCCTTAAAACAGTGGGAAAATACTCGTCCCCTTACCTATAAAGACCGATTTTCTGTTGGAAAAATACCTGTACCCTATCCCATATTTTTGTCTGGAATGATTGAAATAAGTTAATTTGAGCGCCTGAGTACATTGCTAATGGGATTGAGTCGAGACATGGGGCGATCGCTGCAATTTAGCTTGAAGGCATCTGATATAAAAAGAGTACCCCCATGATTGTTTTCATCGCCATTATGCCGCGCCTCTAAGCCTATGCAAATTTGTTTTAAGCCTCAGTCCAGCCCTGAACCGACGCTATCCTGGTATGACTTGCCTGGTGAAGTCAAACGTTTGCTGATTGCGGCAGCGAATACCTGGGCAGATACGGTACAGTCCCAGGGCTATATCCAGCAATCACTGACGATCTCTGGTGCCTCTCTGGATGTGTTAGTCGCTGCCTACCGCTATTTCTTCTATAAGCACAATGATGCCGCCGCTCTCCAAATTGCAACCCAGGTGATTAAGCAAATCAGACAGTTAGAGGCGCTGCCTGAGTCGTGGGAGTTGCTGGCACCGATCCTCAGCAGTCGGAAGGAAGAACCCAGCATCCGATTATATCTCAATACTTATGCGGCTTCTGGATTGGTTCTGGCACGGACGGGTGCGATCGAGGAGGCAACCGTGATCACCGCTCGTGTCAGCGAAATCGATGATAAACGAGAATTTGGGGCAGCCACAGTGTTACACATTCTGACTCACCCTGACGATGAGGAGGACGAGTGACCATGGTTGAGACAGCGATGAAACATCGAGATTTGCTGGTCACAGAAGACGGGCAGTGGCAGACTTGTAAGCCTGCGAGAGAATGGGACTTGCTCCGCACGCCTTATCGGTTTCATCGCTTTTTGACGGAAGTAGAAGATGTGCTGGAAGCAGCGATCGATGAAACCGATTGTTTGCCGCAACTCTGGCTACTCGTGCGCCGATTCATCACAAATTCCTACTGGCTACAGACGCAGTTTATTGAACCCAGCCCTGACACAGGCACTGGAGTCATCGTGCTGTATGACGAAATTGGTTATCCACTGACCGTGCAGATTGCCACTTACTTACCCGGTACACGATCGTCCATTCACAATCACGGAACTTGGGGCGTTGTTGCAGTGTTCAGGGGAGAAGAAAAAAATACCTTTTGGCAACGGAATCCTAAGCCACAGTTCCCAGATTGGATAGAGCCAACGGCTGAAGTCACTTTATTGCCAGGAGACATCATCAGCTTTACTCCCGATGCAATTCATGGTGTTGAAGCCGCTGGTGATGAAACGACCGTTACCTTCAGTCTCTACGGCGAAACCCACCATTCCAAACGCTTTGAGTTTGATCCCGTGACTCACACCGCCAAAAATTTCTAACCTCCACATCCCTTTATTCAAAAATCATGATGTCAGACCATCGCCAAGACCAATACTTTAACCTGATCGATCAATTGCTCAAATGTCCCAATGGGCAGGAGCCAGAGGTTTTAGAGGATGTTTTAAAAGGGTCGTCTTGAGCCTCAAATACGACTCAGTGGTGCAATCTAAAATCCATAAACCCTGATTCTGTCGTAGCGGTCTCTAGGTGGTCTGAGTGGTTGGATACACCCAGGAAGACTTTTAAAACATCCTCTTAGATAGTCAACCAGAGTTGCTCGATGCAGGATTAGTGAAATCATTGATGCAAGTGGCAACCATGATGGCCCATCAAGATCATCAAGATGCCGCTAAGTTTCTAATTTTCATAGCGCGACAACTTAGTAAAGAACTGGGTTTGTATCCTCAAGTTTCACCAGAGTCGTAGATAGCTAGATAGAGGGGCTGATGCTTTTAGAGTTGACCATCACAGAAATAGGACAA
The window above is part of the Neosynechococcus sphagnicola sy1 genome. Proteins encoded here:
- a CDS encoding cupin, with the translated sequence MVETAMKHRDLLVTEDGQWQTCKPAREWDLLRTPYRFHRFLTEVEDVLEAAIDETDCLPQLWLLVRRFITNSYWLQTQFIEPSPDTGTGVIVLYDEIGYPLTVQIATYLPGTRSSIHNHGTWGVVAVFRGEEKNTFWQRNPKPQFPDWIEPTAEVTLLPGDIISFTPDAIHGVEAAGDETTVTFSLYGETHHSKRFEFDPVTHTAKNF